One Bradyrhizobium sp. CCGB12 genomic window carries:
- a CDS encoding iron-sulfur cluster assembly scaffold protein — protein MLNDIYNKRIIELAGNIPRLGRLSDPDASATAHSKLCGSTVKIDLKMNGDTVTDFAHDVKACALGQASSSIMASQIVGSTASELRELRETVRKMLKENGAPPQGKWEEIKFLEPVRDYKARHASTLLTFDAVVDAIGQIEAKAKQPAAAQG, from the coding sequence ATGCTGAACGACATCTATAACAAGCGGATCATCGAACTGGCCGGGAATATTCCGCGCCTCGGGCGGCTGTCGGACCCCGATGCCTCCGCCACCGCCCACTCCAAGCTGTGCGGCTCGACCGTGAAGATCGACCTCAAGATGAACGGGGACACCGTCACCGACTTCGCCCATGACGTGAAGGCCTGCGCCTTGGGCCAGGCCTCTTCATCCATCATGGCAAGCCAAATCGTCGGCTCGACTGCGAGCGAACTCCGTGAGTTACGCGAAACCGTTCGCAAGATGCTGAAGGAGAACGGTGCGCCTCCTCAAGGCAAATGGGAAGAGATCAAGTTCCTCGAGCCGGTCCGCGACTACAAGGCGCGCCATGCCTCAACGCTTCTCACCTTCGACGCCGTGGTCGATGCCATCGGCCAGATCGAAGCCAAGGCGAAGCAGCCGGCGGCAGCGCAAGGCTGA